A portion of the Acidihalobacter yilgarnensis genome contains these proteins:
- the bamB gene encoding outer membrane protein assembly factor BamB, which produces MQGIFRQAAVAGLVVISSLVLGGCSLFETPVNTRPPAPLAPIKSSLAVKQVWSASLGSGNRGYLLRLQPWVSGGVLYAADQAGKLYAFKAASGDHLWSVKIGQHLTAGVSGGEGMLFLGTQNGNVVAVSIKTHGVIWRTQLGSEVMAISKPAQGEVVIHTNAGKVIALDVSTGNIIWNQGIESPNLILRGKTAPVISGNTVVTGFSTGQIAAFSLSDGTPLWQLTVAEPRGASELQRMVDVSGRIDVIDGVVFAASYHGRVVAATLGKGQLLWSHPMSSYVGLAVGTHAVYVTDSHSAIWALDLATGASLWKQSALRFREATVPVIDGDYLVVGDYQGYLHWLSLQNGAFVARKHLTDSPIDAPPVVVGHDLYVQAADGTLAMYRIGK; this is translated from the coding sequence ATGCAAGGTATTTTCCGGCAAGCGGCTGTTGCAGGCCTCGTTGTGATTTCAAGTCTGGTGTTGGGTGGCTGCAGCCTATTCGAAACGCCGGTGAATACCCGCCCACCCGCACCGTTGGCGCCGATCAAGTCATCGCTGGCAGTGAAGCAGGTTTGGAGTGCCTCGTTGGGCAGTGGCAATCGGGGGTATCTGCTGAGACTCCAGCCTTGGGTGAGCGGCGGTGTGCTGTATGCCGCGGATCAGGCAGGCAAGCTCTACGCGTTCAAGGCGGCGAGTGGCGATCATTTGTGGAGCGTCAAAATTGGCCAGCACTTGACCGCCGGGGTCAGTGGAGGCGAGGGCATGCTGTTTCTGGGCACCCAGAACGGGAATGTCGTCGCCGTCTCGATCAAGACCCACGGGGTGATCTGGCGTACGCAGCTCGGTAGCGAGGTGATGGCGATTTCAAAGCCAGCGCAGGGTGAGGTCGTGATTCACACCAATGCAGGCAAGGTGATCGCTCTGGATGTGAGCACGGGCAACATCATCTGGAATCAAGGGATTGAATCGCCCAATCTGATCCTGCGTGGTAAGACGGCGCCCGTGATCAGCGGGAATACGGTCGTGACTGGTTTTTCGACGGGTCAGATCGCGGCTTTCAGTCTTAGCGATGGCACGCCTTTGTGGCAACTGACGGTTGCCGAGCCGCGTGGCGCCTCGGAGCTGCAACGCATGGTCGACGTGAGTGGCCGTATCGACGTGATCGATGGTGTGGTGTTTGCCGCGAGCTATCACGGTCGGGTCGTTGCGGCAACGCTGGGCAAGGGCCAGCTGCTCTGGTCGCACCCGATGTCGTCCTACGTTGGACTGGCGGTCGGTACCCACGCGGTTTATGTTACCGACTCACACAGTGCTATCTGGGCACTCGACCTTGCGACGGGCGCCTCGCTGTGGAAGCAGTCCGCCCTGCGTTTTCGCGAAGCGACCGTGCCGGTTATCGATGGAGATTATCTCGTGGTGGGCGACTATCAAGGGTATTTGCACTGGTTGTCGCTGCAGAATGGCGCCTTCGTTGCTCGTAAACACCTGACCGACAGCCCCATCGACGCACCGCCGGTGGTGGTCGGGCATGATCTCTATGTGCAAGCGGCGGACGGCACGTTAGCGATGTATCGTATTGGCAAGTAG
- a CDS encoding YfgM family protein, translating to MTAYHVEDEELESAKRWWRRYGRWLVLALVVGLIGFFAWKGWAYYRGREDLKASTLYSQLQTASKRGDAKQWEGQAEVLIRQYDETPYAALASFMLAKQAVLDGHLNAAAKHLRWVVDHGSQKALREIAALRLARVLIAQKKSDEALKLLSSGFSEAYLPLTQALTGDAWLAKGDRVKARDAYEEALAGAQAMGLPTRTLEMKLDALPAPAAQGGK from the coding sequence ATGACGGCATACCATGTGGAAGACGAGGAGCTCGAATCGGCCAAACGCTGGTGGCGGCGCTATGGTCGCTGGCTGGTATTGGCGCTGGTGGTCGGCTTGATCGGTTTTTTCGCCTGGAAGGGCTGGGCCTATTATCGCGGGCGCGAAGACCTGAAGGCTTCGACGCTCTACAGCCAGTTGCAGACCGCCAGCAAGCGCGGCGATGCTAAGCAATGGGAGGGGCAGGCGGAGGTTTTGATCCGGCAATACGACGAAACCCCTTATGCCGCGCTCGCCTCATTCATGCTGGCCAAACAGGCCGTACTCGATGGGCATCTCAATGCAGCCGCTAAGCATCTGCGCTGGGTAGTCGATCATGGCTCACAAAAGGCGCTGCGCGAGATCGCGGCGCTTCGGCTTGCGCGAGTTCTGATAGCGCAGAAGAAATCCGATGAGGCCCTGAAGCTGCTGTCCAGTGGATTCAGCGAAGCCTATCTGCCGCTGACGCAGGCCCTGACCGGTGATGCCTGGTTAGCCAAAGGCGACCGCGTCAAGGCGCGCGACGCTTACGAGGAAGCATTGGCGGGCGCGCAGGCCATGGGCTTGCCGACACGTACCCTCGAAATGAAGCTTGATGCATTGCCGGCGCCAGCGGCACAAGGAGGCAAATGA
- the hisS gene encoding histidine--tRNA ligase, whose translation MGDRIQSIRGMHDILPEHATAWRHLEEVARRVVTAYGYRQIRLPIVEKSELFARSIGEVTDIVEKEMYTFADRNGDLLSLRPEGTAGCVRAGIEHGFLHNQLHRLWYVGPMFRHERPQKGRYRQFHQLGVEAYGMAGPDIDVEVILLSARLWRELGLRDIRLEINSLGSPETRIHYREALTAYLRQHKDALDEDSRRRLESNPLRVLDSKDAGTRAVLGDAPKLLDALDEASRQHFDLLCGLLDDNGVAYEINPRLVRGLDYYSHTVFEWITDDLGAQGTICAGGRYDGLIPQLGGRPTPACGFAMGLERLLALLEAQQLLPAEEAPDVYCLSLGDGARATATKLMEAVREAVPTLRVLTHCGDGNLKAQLKRADKLGARVAVILGEDELRDGTVALKSLRDDEPQRLVAQTELVTNLLALCAKESLDS comes from the coding sequence ATGGGCGACCGCATACAATCCATTCGCGGGATGCACGACATCCTGCCCGAGCACGCCACGGCTTGGCGCCACCTGGAAGAGGTGGCGCGTCGTGTCGTCACGGCCTACGGCTACCGTCAGATTCGGCTGCCCATCGTTGAGAAGAGCGAGCTTTTCGCGCGTTCGATCGGCGAGGTAACGGATATCGTCGAAAAGGAAATGTATACCTTTGCAGATCGCAACGGCGATTTGCTGAGTCTGCGGCCGGAAGGCACCGCTGGCTGCGTTCGCGCCGGCATCGAGCATGGCTTTCTGCACAATCAGCTCCATCGCCTGTGGTATGTCGGCCCGATGTTTCGGCACGAGCGTCCGCAGAAGGGCCGATACCGGCAATTCCATCAGCTCGGCGTTGAAGCTTATGGCATGGCCGGGCCGGATATCGATGTCGAGGTGATTCTGCTCAGCGCGCGATTGTGGCGCGAGCTTGGCCTGCGCGATATCCGCCTTGAAATCAATTCGCTGGGTAGTCCCGAGACGCGTATACATTACCGCGAGGCGCTGACGGCCTATCTGCGGCAACACAAAGACGCGCTCGATGAGGATAGTCGCCGTCGGCTTGAGAGCAATCCGCTGCGTGTCCTCGATAGCAAGGATGCAGGTACGCGCGCGGTGCTGGGAGACGCCCCAAAGCTACTGGACGCGCTCGACGAGGCTTCGCGCCAGCACTTCGACTTGTTGTGCGGATTGTTGGACGACAATGGTGTGGCTTACGAGATCAATCCCCGCCTGGTGCGCGGACTCGATTACTATTCGCATACCGTGTTCGAGTGGATTACCGATGACCTGGGTGCACAGGGCACGATCTGCGCGGGTGGGCGTTACGATGGCTTGATACCCCAGCTGGGTGGACGGCCTACACCGGCGTGCGGTTTTGCCATGGGTCTGGAGCGTCTGCTCGCGTTGCTGGAGGCACAGCAACTGCTGCCCGCCGAAGAGGCGCCGGATGTGTACTGTCTGAGTCTCGGCGACGGCGCGCGAGCCACCGCGACGAAGCTGATGGAGGCGGTGCGTGAAGCGGTTCCGACCTTGCGCGTGCTTACGCATTGCGGCGATGGAAACCTCAAGGCTCAGCTCAAGCGCGCGGACAAGCTCGGTGCGCGTGTGGCGGTGATCCTCGGCGAAGATGAGTTGCGCGATGGCACAGTGGCGCTCAAGTCGTTGCGCGATGATGAGCCTCAGAGGCTTGTGGCACAAACTGAATTGGTCACGAATTTGTTGGCGCTGTGCGCGAAGGAGAGTCTGGATTCATGA
- the pilW gene encoding type IV pilus biogenesis/stability protein PilW has protein sequence MSLGATWIRRVLVIIALASLAGCATSPQERKEEAQQHRAAVLNAQLGIDYMRTGNLKLADEKLKRALNQDPNSSIVRNAYALLMQRLGKNNEAEDNFSKAVALKPSDGDVHNNFGVFLCEQGHYSRAYVQFKEAWSNPLYNTPEFAYANAGICALKQGDKKLAEQRFEQALHEQPGFSPALYQLAKLAADQGHNQKADAYLGRITGEARYSPNILALCLKVKRAVGDMNGAADCARDLYRMFPNSPQARALLQNR, from the coding sequence ATGAGCCTTGGGGCCACATGGATTCGACGCGTACTGGTCATCATCGCCCTCGCGAGTCTGGCGGGCTGCGCGACTTCGCCGCAGGAGCGCAAGGAAGAGGCGCAACAACATCGCGCCGCGGTACTTAACGCCCAGCTTGGCATCGATTACATGCGTACCGGCAATCTCAAGCTTGCGGATGAAAAACTCAAACGCGCACTGAATCAGGACCCGAATTCCTCCATCGTGCGCAATGCCTACGCGCTGCTGATGCAGCGCCTGGGTAAGAATAATGAAGCGGAAGATAATTTCTCCAAGGCCGTTGCACTCAAACCTAGCGACGGCGATGTCCATAATAATTTCGGCGTCTTTTTGTGCGAACAGGGGCATTACAGCCGCGCTTACGTGCAATTCAAGGAAGCCTGGAGTAATCCGCTCTATAACACCCCCGAGTTCGCCTACGCAAATGCGGGTATCTGCGCGCTCAAACAGGGCGACAAAAAACTCGCGGAACAGCGCTTCGAACAAGCACTACACGAACAGCCGGGTTTTTCGCCGGCGCTGTATCAATTGGCCAAACTGGCGGCTGATCAGGGGCATAATCAAAAGGCGGATGCCTATCTGGGGCGGATAACTGGCGAGGCGCGTTACTCACCCAATATCCTTGCCTTGTGCCTCAAGGTCAAACGCGCGGTGGGTGACATGAACGGCGCCGCAGATTGTGCTCGCGATCTGTATCGAATGTTCCCAAATTCACCGCAGGCACGCGCCCTGTTACAAAATCGGTGA
- a CDS encoding helix-turn-helix domain-containing protein translates to MDDDRAQPLPETDVSPEPIGRQLQLRREAMGLRLEDAAKHLHLDVNVLRELEADNFEALPGPAYIKGYLRAYGQLLELDTRALIDSYQALAHPTEPLLRSATDMTDHMALRGRIYAFGSAAALVLILVAAWWYTHLQTTAARTVAAVEQPSVPESKTSILPAMGHSGTLALPVLSTLRTPIAASIPSVAASQTDVAIVPAVSLPAVEAPKQSPTRSTAAVQAAGLSQLRLNLTHRSWVQIDDANGKQLVYGLLDTGTQRLLTGAAPFSIFLGYAQGVQLSIDGHAIDIAPHIRANHTARFEVSAPSSDAGTKTSP, encoded by the coding sequence ATGGATGACGACCGCGCCCAGCCGTTGCCTGAAACCGATGTCAGCCCCGAGCCGATAGGCCGTCAGCTGCAGTTGCGTCGTGAGGCCATGGGGCTGCGGCTGGAGGATGCGGCCAAACATCTGCACCTGGATGTGAACGTATTGCGTGAATTGGAGGCCGACAACTTCGAGGCCTTGCCGGGTCCAGCCTATATCAAGGGCTATCTGCGGGCCTATGGCCAACTGCTCGAATTGGATACGCGGGCGCTGATCGACAGCTATCAGGCACTGGCCCATCCCACCGAGCCGCTTCTTCGGTCGGCGACGGACATGACCGATCATATGGCACTGCGTGGGCGTATTTATGCGTTCGGCAGCGCAGCCGCGCTGGTGCTGATCCTGGTGGCCGCATGGTGGTATACCCACCTGCAAACAACAGCTGCCCGGACCGTAGCGGCTGTCGAGCAGCCGAGCGTCCCCGAATCTAAAACCTCGATATTGCCTGCGATGGGGCATTCTGGCACGCTTGCCTTGCCGGTATTATCCACACTCAGAACCCCGATCGCGGCGTCGATTCCATCGGTTGCAGCCTCGCAGACTGATGTCGCAATTGTCCCAGCGGTGTCTCTCCCAGCGGTCGAAGCGCCCAAGCAGTCCCCAACCCGCTCCACTGCCGCTGTACAGGCGGCCGGACTATCGCAGTTGCGTCTGAACCTCACACATCGCAGCTGGGTCCAAATCGACGATGCCAACGGCAAGCAGTTGGTCTATGGCCTGTTGGATACCGGTACACAGCGTCTGCTGACAGGGGCCGCGCCCTTTTCGATATTCCTGGGCTACGCGCAGGGTGTCCAACTAAGCATCGACGGGCACGCCATCGACATTGCGCCGCATATCCGTGCCAACCATACCGCACGGTTTGAAGTGTCGGCGCCGTCGTCCGATGCCGGCACGAAGACGAGCCCTTAA